Proteins encoded by one window of Aspergillus puulaauensis MK2 DNA, chromosome 4, nearly complete sequence:
- a CDS encoding uncharacterized protein (COG:G;~EggNog:ENOG410QDAS;~InterPro:IPR020846,IPR011701,IPR036259;~PFAM:PF07690;~TransMembrane:12 (i48-66o86-108i115-131o137-163i172-192o204-224i258-280o292-310i322-342o348-372i384-404o416-437i);~go_function: GO:0022857 - transmembrane transporter activity [Evidence IEA];~go_process: GO:0055085 - transmembrane transport [Evidence IEA]): MVDMSQSVQHETLEPTEETQGIELGEVPTNRTGVSVAFPEGGPQAWKCLLGSFLLMFPSFGFQTAVGSVQDYISVNQLANYSIRDVGWITAILVFLTLFLGVQVGPLFDRYGPRVLLICGTIASFASYILLAECTEYWHFILCLSILGGVAAAVVTTVSIAVLSHWFNRRRALASGLCMGGSSAGGAIIPIILHNLFPQYGWKWSIRVFAFIALACYVAGVALVQGRITPTTTTTSSGGGSRASKAIIDFRAFRSLRLCFLTIAVFSFEFIIFGCAALLPTYVRLANFSTNVQFYSLTVLNSMSFLGRVIPGLAADKVGRFNVLLCSVILTLIIMAAVWLPFGSRDEATLYAVVAVFGLGSGGWLSLAPVCAGQLCRTEEYGRYYGTIYFIAAFGVLLTVPVGGDLLQSTTPQVLIGFYSAVLLGGCVALALSRWALLDWKWKWKVKV; this comes from the exons ATGGTCGATATGTCGCAAAGCGTCCAGCATGAAACTCTAGAGCCGACCGAAGAGACTCAAGGAATTGAGTTAGGCGAAGTTCCAACGAATCGAACTGGAGTCAGCGTAGCCTTCCCTGAAGGTGGTCCCCAGGCATGGAAATGTTTGCTGGGATCTTTTCTGTTAATGTTCCCATCTTTTGGCTTCCAGACTGCCG TCGGTTCCGTCCAGGACTACATCAGCGTGAACCAACTTGCAAACTACAGCATTCGCGACGTCGGCTGGATCACTGCCATTCTAGTATTCCTGACCTTATTCCTGGGTGTTCAGGTGGGCCCTCTGTTTGATCGATATGGCCCTCGGGTCCTCCTTATCTGCGGCACGATAGCCAGCTTCGCCTCGTATATCCTGCTCGCGGAATGCACTGAATACTGgcatttcatcctctgcctGTCTATCCTTGGCGGGGTCGCTGCAGCGGTTGTAACAACCGTCTCTATTGCCGTTCTAAGTCATTGGTTCAACCGTCGACGCGCACTAGCTTCTGGTCTTTGCATGGGAGGGTCTTCAGCCGGCGGCGCAATCATCCCCATCATCCTGCACAACCTGTTCCCACAGTATGGCTGGAAATGGTCGATCCGCGTATTTGCCTTTATAGCACTCGCCTGCTACGTAGCAGGAGTCGCTCTAGTACAGGGCCGAATAACACcaactaccaccaccaccagcagcggcggcggcagccGAGCGAGCAAAGCGATAATCGACTTCCGCGCCTTCCGCTCCCTCCGCCTCTGCTTCCTAACCATCGCAGTCTTCTCCTTCGAGTTCATCATTTTCGGCTGTGCCGCCCTCTTACCAACCTACGTGCGCCTCGCAAACTTCTCCACAAACGTGCAATTCTACTCCCTCACCGTCCTAAACAGCATGAGCTTCCTCGGCCGCGTCATCCCAGGCTTAGCCGCAGACAAAGTCGGCCGATTTAACGTGCTTCTCTGCTCCGTGATTCTCACACTAATCATAATGGCAGCCGTATGGCTGCCCTTCGGCTCCCGCGATGAGGCAACCCTCTACGCCGTCGTTGCAGTCTTCGGTCTTGGTTCGGGCGGGTGGCTATCGCTAGCACCGGTTTGTGCGGGCCAGTTGTGCCGCACTGAGGAGTATGGGCGGTATTATGGGACGATCTACTTTATTGCGGCGTTTGGGGTTTTGCTGACTGTTCCCGTCGGTGGTGATTTGTTGCAGTCGACCACCCCGCAGGTGCTTATTGGGTTTTATTCGGCTGTGTTGTTGGGTGGGTGTGTGGCTTTGGCATTGTCGAGGTGGGCGCTTTTGGAttggaagtggaagtggaagGTTAAGGTGTAG
- the NDH51 gene encoding NADH-quinone oxidoreductase subunit NuoF (COG:C;~EggNog:ENOG410PK2H;~InterPro:IPR019554,IPR019575,IPR001949,IPR011537, IPR037207,IPR037225,IPR011538;~PFAM:PF10589,PF01512,PF10531;~go_function: GO:0008137 - NADH dehydrogenase (ubiquinone) activity [Evidence IEA];~go_function: GO:0010181 - FMN binding [Evidence IEA];~go_function: GO:0016651 - oxidoreductase activity, acting on NAD(P)H [Evidence IEA];~go_function: GO:0051287 - NAD binding [Evidence IEA];~go_function: GO:0051539 - 4 iron, 4 sulfur cluster binding [Evidence IEA];~go_process: GO:0055114 - oxidation-reduction process [Evidence IEA]): MISRAAAPSSSPLATLSSRSLRLQAPAARSFATVQDNSPPVHHHGGLKDQDRIFTNLYGHHGADLKSAMKYGDWYRTKDIVLKGHDWLISELKASGLRGRGGAGFPSGLKYSFMNFKDWDKDPRPRYLVVNADEGEPGTCKDREIMRKDPQKLIEGCLVVGRAMNANAAYIYIRGEFYHEATVLQRAINEAYQAGLIGKNACGTGYDFDVFVHRGMGAYVCGEETSLIESMEGKAGKPRLKPPFPAAVGLFGCPSTVTNVETVAVTPAIMRRGGNWFAGFGRERNAGTKLFCISGHVNNPCTVEEEMSISLRELIDRHCGGVRGGWDNLLAVIPGGSSTPVIPKTVCDDQLMDFDALKDSQTGLGTAAVVVMDKSTDIVRAIGRLSSFYKHESCGQCTPCREGSKWTMQMMQRLEQGQAREREIDMLQELTKQVEGHTICALGEAFAWPIQGLIRHFRPELEARIKEYSQKELNGESPYAGGWHPNTRAEGKLISPGM, encoded by the exons ATGATATCTCGAGCGGCGGCTCCTTCGTCTTCACCCCTCGCCACACTTTCGTCCCGCTCACTCCGGCTCCAGGCTCCGGCCGCCCGCTCGTTCGCGACCGTCCAGGACAATTCCCCCCCGGTACACCATCATGGCGGTCTGAAGGACCAGGACCGCATTTTCACGAATCTTTACGGACACCATGGCGCCGACTTGAAGTCAGCCATGAAGTATGGAGACTGGTACAGGACTAAGGATATTGTGTTGAAGGGTCATGACTGG CTTATTTCAGAACTCAAGGCCTCTGGTCTAcgtggtcgtggtggtgctggtttcCCGTCTGGTCTGAAATAC TCGTTCATGAACTTCAAAGACTGGGACAAGGACCCCAGACCCCGATACCTAGTTGTCAACGCCGATGAAGGTGAACCCGGAACCTGCAAGGATCGTGAGATTATGCGAAAGGACCCGCAAAAGCTGATCGAGGGTTGTTTGGTTGTCGGCCGTGCCATGAACGCCAACGCCGCCTACATCTACATCCGAGGTGAATTCTACCACGAAGCTACCGTCCTCCAGCGGGCCATCAACGAAGCCTACCAGGCAGGCCTGATTGGCAAGAACGCCTGCGGAACCGGCTACGACTTCGACGTATTCGTCCACCGTGGAATGGGCGCCTACGTCTGTGGAGAGGAAACCTCTCTTATCGAATCCATGGAAGGCAAGGCCGGCAAGCCTCGTCTTAAGCCCCCATTCCCCGCTGCCGTTGGTCTCTTCGGATGCCCCAGTACCGTCACCAACGTCGAGACAGTGGCCGTGACACCAGCAATCATGCGCCGAGGTGGTAACTGGTTCGCCGGATTCGGTCGTGAGCGCAACGCAGGAACTAAGCTCTTCTGTATCTCTGGCCACGTTAACAACCCATGCACAGTCGAGGAAGAGATGTCCATCTCTCTCCGTGAGCTGATCGACCGCCACTGTGGTGGTGTTCGTGGTGGCTGGGACAATCTTCTCGCCGTTATCCCCGGTGGTTCCTCAACACCCGTCATCCCCAAGACCGTCTGCGACGACCAGCTCATGGACTTTGACGCTCTCAAGGACTCGCAAACCGGTCTTGGAACCGCCGCCGTTGTGGTTATGGACAAGTCCACCGACATTGTCCGCGCCATCGGTCGCCTCTCATCCTTCTACAAGCACGAGTCTTGCGGTCAATGCACACCTTGCCGTGAGGGTAGCAAGTGGACCATGCAGATGATGCAGCGTCTCGAGCAGGGCCAGGCCCGCGAGCGCGAAATCGACATGCTCCAGGAGCTTACCAAGCAGGTTGAGGGTCACACCATCTGCGCCCTTGGCGAGGCCTTCGCCTGGCCCATCCAGGGTTTGATCCGCCACTTCCGTCCGGAACTGGAAGCCCGTATCAAGGAATATTCACAGAAGGAGCTGAACGGTGAGAGTCCGTATGCTGGTGGCTGGCACCCGAACACCCGGGCGGAGGGCAAGCTGATTTCCCCTGGCATGTAA
- a CDS encoding SET domain protein (COG:S;~EggNog:ENOG410QE4T), protein MEYDSSVASSRPAENSLEVYFALLEWMKTHNGSLHEDVYISHDDTRGTYIRVKSNGVSSNTHIIKTPLATTMSYYNAIDRDTGNIHFSNHDVKFSSQFMESVGPEEVAIFFLIGQYLRGGAGFWHPYIRTLPQPGSLTTLPYYNEDEDIEWLEGTSLVQARKQKIALLRDKYESSYSELEKSGFQDASKYSWDLYLWASTIFVSRAFSAKVLSGVIPEFEVPEENISVLLPFIDILNHRPLAKVEWRAGTENVDFVVLEDVSGEQEIANNYGPRNNEQLMMNYGFCLANNPCDYRTVGLRTPPGSPLHFAREQQKQLFPDSNNDDEDPFYVFNIFYPLLAPNTPMEHSIFSPALFNAVSVLAANQRELETLEISEHAIQIAKAYGNSRTALAAISQIIIELITHIVRLKSTDPEAKQPCNLKQTHAKIYRDSQITLSESALVIAAWSLQRTRRHGLRGGWEETKHLLSQHMSRIPQGKFPEPVQSRIQVRILERPSILLNSGELFTFNELLDLLPASEERNAAQECFKSILSITSRRIEALRGMDESASPFRFPLFACFVMAVHTTNRHKHNDSTESGKTGESQSFLPPRLSRWASFLLDHYLPPPGDVAWALEDEDDESLVSEFDEIIEKLRERKAQLFETLEPYTGGWNGDADTWWLSPNWVRWAWMMTEQECVQVPDDPLALLGPGDGDAGGNVMLSTETCLYIPQE, encoded by the exons ATGGAGTATGACTCGAGTGTGGCGTCTTCAAG GCCTGCCGAAAATAGCCTAGAGGTCTACTTTGCGCTGCTAGAATGGATGAAAACCCACAACGGCAGTCTTCACGAGGATGTATATATCAGTCATGATGACACTCGTGGCACCTATATACGGGTGAAGAGCAATGGCGTTTCCAGTAACACGCATATCATTAAAACACCTCTCGCAACGACAATGTCGTATTACAACGCTATTGACAGAGATACTGGGAATATCCATTTTTCTAATCACGACGTCAAATTTTCTTCTCAGTTTATGGAAAGTGTCGGCCCTGAAGAAGTAGCAATCTTCTTCTTAATTGGCCAGTATTTGCGCGGCGGGGCAGGCTTTTGGCATCCGTATATTCGGACGCTTCCTCAGCCAGGCTCGTTGACCACGTTACCTTATTAtaacgaggacgaggatatAGAGTGGCTGGAGGGGACAAGTCTGGTGCAGGCAAGGAAGCAAAAGATTGCTCTGCTGAGGGATAAATATGAGAGCTCGTATAGTGAACTTGAGAAGTCTGGATTCCAGGACGCCTCGAAATATTCATG GGATCTGTATCTATGGGCCTCTACAATATTCGTCTCTCGTGCATTCTCGGCAAAGGTGCTGTCCGGCGTGATCCCTGAATTCGAAGTGCCCGAGGAGAACATCTCGGTGCTTCTCCCTTTCATCGACATCTTAAACCACAGGCCACTAGCCAAGGTTGAATGGCGCGCCGGTACTGAGAACGTCGATTTTGTCGTTCTGGAAGACGTTAGCGGCGAGCAAGAGATTGCGAACAACTACGGTCCTCGCAATAATGAACAGC TCATGATGAACTATGGGTTCTGTCTTGCCAACAACCCATGTGATTATCGAACTGTCGGTTTACGCACACCACCTGGTAGCCCGCTACATTTCGCCCGCGAGCAACAAAAACAGCTATTCCCCGACTCCaacaacgacgacgaagatcCCTTCTACGTCTTCAACATCTTCTACCCTCTCTTAGCTCCAAACACCCCCATGGAACACTCAATATTCTCCCCAGCTCTATTCAATGCTGTCTCAGTCCTAGCAGCAAACCAAAGAGAGCTCGAGACACTAGAAATCTCAGAACACGCAATCCAAATCGCTAAGGCTTACGGAAATTCACGCACCGCACTCGCAGCAATAAGCCAGATAATTATCGAACTGATCACTCATATCGTTCGACTGAAATCCACAGACCCAGAAGCCAAACAGCCATGCAATCTCAAGCAAACCCACGCAAAAATCTACCGAGACAGCCAGATCACACTCTCCGAATCggccctcgtcatcgccgcTTGGTCTCTCCAACGCACGCGCCGCCACGGCCTACGAGGCGGATGGGAGGAAACAAAGCACCTTCTCAGCCAACACATGTCGCGCATCCCGCAGGGCAAATTCCCAGAGCCAGTGCAGTCCCGCATCCAAGTACGGATCCTGGAACGGCCATCCATCCTCTTAAACAGCGGCGAGCTCTTCACATTCAACGAGCTACTTGACCTCCTGCCTGCTAGTGAAGAACGCAATGCCGCCCAAGAGTGCTTCAAGAGCATCCTGTCGATTACCTCACGGCGCATCGAAGCACTGAGAGGCATGGACGAGAGCGCATCCCCCTTCCGGTTTCCTCTCTTCGCTTGCTTCGTTATGGCTGTGCATACGACGAACAGACACAAACATAATGATAGTACGGAGTCCGGCAAGACCGGAGAAAGCCAGAGCTTTCTTCCGCCGCGATTATCACGTTGGGCTTCCTTCCTACTTGACCACTATCTGCCCCCGCCGGGTGACGTTGCGTGGGCGcttgaggacgaagacgacgaaagCCTGGTGAGCGAGTTCGATGAGATCATTgagaagctgcgcgagaGGAAGGCGCAGCTCTTTGAGACGTTGGAGCCGTATACCGGCGGGTGGAATGGGGATGCGGACACCTGGTGGCTGTCTCCGAACTGGGTGCGTTGGGCGTGGATGATGACGGAGCAGGAATGTGTGCAGGTGCCGGATGACCCGCTCGCGCTGCTTGGTCCTGGGGATGGAGACGCGGGTGGCAATGTAATGTTGTCCACGGAGACTTGCTTGTATATCCCGCAGGAGTGA
- a CDS encoding uncharacterized protein (COG:D;~EggNog:ENOG410PH0E;~InterPro:IPR007587;~PFAM:PF04499;~go_function: GO:0019903 - protein phosphatase binding [Evidence IEA];~go_process: GO:0043666 - regulation of phosphoprotein phosphatase activity [Evidence IEA]) codes for MFWRFGGYSSISAIDTLLDKPDVSLEELLDESELIQELKQLNTKLIEYLREDDVLKKLMDYVVAPSLVNEDEDENEDDDGTSKKEEDTGTKEDESAPEGEEEEKKGDPLKGLLDPEDLDRAEKERLKRAYVACEILSSEVWSILDSTMANPEYVRNFWGFIRRPAPLDSIQASYFTKVNETLLDKKTGEMLDLLKSMDDVIPAILQHVDNPMVMDLLLKLISLERAEGGQGIVDWLKLQDLIPKLLSFLSAEWPASVQTSAGDFLKAIITISANATQNDQSCIGPNSLTRQLVSVPCVESLVKAMLQGGNPLTVGVGIVIEVIRKNNSDYDPEHLNAPDSMPSMYDPIYLGTLLRVFAKHIPDFVALIRSSKHTVTDGGKMKSVERGQLGSAWGAKIEPLGFDRFKTCELMAELLHCSNMGLLNEPGSDEYVMQRDAERERIIKEGVFDQHHEGNSTFDANDSTADFASASVGPYSPEDSRDFEGANKAGDESFEDVTQSTVLVDKEKDTDNKEDKAAPESPSTAQAEPSPKEQASSEVKEKDPANTTKAPASETTPSPTDELAAQISAVSLESTPVNDENKKPVEEKPAELSVSGVEPVPASAPMSSNPDAVPAPLFANKEQNLEADSTSDAPGGDGKTSDPADNKTESLPAQETQNDIQPPLHPDIQVDTDGKPVVGDYLKIMFAENQVVPTILDFFFRFPWNNFLHNVVYDVIQQVFNGPMDRGYNRILAIDVFETGRITQTIIEGQKRSDETQKTKRIRLGYMGHLTLIAEEVVKFSERHPPELLSPTVMDNVLNPDWIDYVEQTLSETRERDNAILGGVRPDISIGHRGGMMGGGQSSALADAGLNGMAGNSNFQGFDMVNQGSVSGGAFGAGGTSLLSGFASSSDDDEDEDMEDQDDRHIEPASESGTENASSQPIPIIAPPPAPLSLGPSRARRQLAARLAAQKEAAEKAESGGNEDGKQGSSEFQWPSDSFADQGLNDGQGQSSEFPPVNSSSPTFPESGFSPSDSFSNGSSDEGDDFGGSKRRKERMPLEVDDDDDDMGEMVAPTMDSHMLDSDEEEEAILNESLGYPELGPGQYKSFRSSRMGHSPFGDDQNDSSDGEDDGLVEILVPGKKSSQ; via the exons ATGTTCTGGCGCTTTGGGGGATATTCAAGTATCTCCGCTATCGATACCCTCCTGGACAAACCCGATGTCAGCCTCGAAGAGCTACTAGACGAATCCGAGCTGATTCAGGAGCTTAAGCAactcaacaccaaactcATAGAGTATTTACGAGAAGATGACGTCTTGAAGAAGCTTATGGACTATGTGGTCGCCCCTAGCCTAGTgaatgaagacgaggacgagaacgaggatgatgacggcACGTCcaaaaaggaagaagatacaGGGACGAAGGAAGATGAGTCCGCAcctgaaggagaagaagaagaaaagaaaggcgACCCCCTGAAGGGCCTGCTGGATCCAGAAGATCTTGACCGAGCGGAAAAAGAGCGTCTCAAGCGGGCTTATGTTGCGTGTGAGATTCTCTCATCCGAAGTCTGGTCCATCCTAGAttccaccatggccaaccCCGAATATGTTCGAAATTTCTGGGGTTTCATTCGGCGCCCAGCACCCCTCGACTCTATCCAGGCGAGCTACTTCACAAAGGTGAACGAAACGTTATTGGATAAGAAGACAGGGGAGATGCTAGATCTGTTGAAGTCGATGGATGACGTTATCCCAGCGATCCTTCAACATGTCGATAACCCCATGGTTATGGATCTTCTCCTCAAATTGATCAGCTTAGAAAGAGCTGAGGGTGGCCAGGGAATTGTTGAC TGGCTCAAATTACAAGACTTGATACCCAAGTTACTATCTTTCCTATCTGCTGAGTGGCCGGCTTCCGTCCAGACCTCCGCGGGAGATTTTCTAAAAGCCATCATAACGATATCGGCCAACGCAACACAAAACGACCAATCGTGCATTGGCCCCAACAGTCTGACTCGCCAACTAGTTTCCGTACCATGTGTGGAGAGCCTCGTCAAGGCGATGTTGCAAGGCGGCAACCCCTTGACAGTGGGTGTTGGAATTGTCATTGAAGTTATCAGGAAAAATAACTCCGATTATGATCCGGAACACCTGAATGCTCCTGATTCGATGCCTTCCATGTACGATCCCATTTATCTTGGTACATTACTTCGAGTGTTCGCCAAGCATATACCCGACTTTGTGGCGTTGATTCGGAGTTCCAAGCATACCGTCACCGATGGAGGAAAGATGAAGAGCGTTGAACGAGGCCAGTTGGGTTCTGCTTGGGGCGCCAAAATCGAGCCGCTAGGTTTTGATAGATTCAAAACTTGCGAATTGATGGCCGAGTTGCTCCACTGCAGCAATATGGGTCTCTTGAATGAGCCAGGGAGCGATGAATACGTGATGCAAAGGGACGCCGAACGCGAAAGGATTATAAAAGAAGGCGTATTTGACCAGCATCATGAAGGTAATTCTACCTTTGACGCAAACGACTCCACGGCAGACTTCGCCAGCGCTTCCGTCGGGCCGTACTCCCCTGAGGACTCCCGAGACTTTGAGGGTGCGAATAAGGCAGGCGATGAAAGCTTCGAAGATGTTACCCAATCCactgttcttgttgataaGGAGAAGGACACGGACAACAAGGAGGACAAAGCTGCCCCAGAATCGCCCTCAACTGCACAGGCTGAACCTTCTCCCAAGGAGCAAGCTTCCTCTGAAGTGAAAGAAAAGGATCCTGCAAATACTACAAAAGCACCAGCATCTGAAACCACGCCATCTCCAAcggatgagcttgctgcCCAGATCAGTGCAGTGTCCTTAGAAAGCACGCCGGTTAATGACGAAAACAAAAAGCCCGTGGAGGAGAAACCTGCCGAACTTTCTGTTTCAGGAGTAGAACCGGTCCCCGCATCAGCACCGATGTCGTCAAATCCCGACGCTGTGCCCGCACCTCTGTTTGCCAACAAGGAACAGAATTTGGAAGCGGATTCTACATCGGATGCTCCTGGTGGTGACGGTAAAACATCGGATCCAGCAGACAATAAAACCGAGTCGTTGCCCGCGCAAGAAACCCAGAACGACATTCAACCGCCTTTGCATCCGGATATCCAAGTTGATACGGATGGGAAGCCTGTTGTCGGCGACTATCTAAAGATCATGTTCGCGGAAAACCAAGTTGTACCAACTATACTG gatttcttcttccgcttccctTGGAATAACTTCCTTCACAACGTTGTCTACGATGTCATCCAGCAAGTGTTTAACGGGCCCATGGATCGTGGATATAATCGAATTCTAGCCATTGATGTTTTCGAGACGGGTAGAATAACGCAGACGATCATTGAAGGCCAGAAGCGGAGCGATGAGACTCAAAAGACCAAGCGCATCCGTCTTGGGTACATGGGCCACCTGACACTCATCGCAGAGGAAGTTGTCAAGTTCAGCGAACGCCATCCTCCTGAGCTACTTTCTCCAACGGTCATGGATAACGTGCTAAACCCGGATTGGATAGACTATGTCGAACAAACGCTTTCCGAGACAAGAGAGCGTGACAATGCGATCCTTGGCGGAGTCCGTCCTGATATATCGATTGGGCATCGGGGGGGCATGATGGGCGGCGGGCAGTCCTCGGCCCTGGCTGACGCTGGATTGAACGGCATGGCTGGCAATTCAAACTTTCAGGGATTCGACATGGTTAATCAGGGAAGCGTCTCAGGTGGTGCgtttggtgctggtggcaCTTCGTTGCTCAGTGGGTTTGCAAGCTCgagcgacgatgacgaagacgaagatatGGAGGATCAGGATGACCGACACATAGAACCAGCCTCAGAGAGCGGCACTGAGAAT GCATCAAGTCAACCCATCCCGATTATTGcaccacctccagctcctctaaGTCTGGGCCCATCTCGTGCGCGGCGCCAGCTTGCTGCACGACTCGCCGCCCAAAAGGAGGCGGCTGAGAAAGCCGAGAGTGGTGGAAATGAGGACGGGAAGCAAGGCTCAAGCGAGTTCCAGTGGCCTTCAGATTCCTTCGCCGACCAAGGATTGAACGATGGCCAAGGCCAATCATCAGAGTTCCCACCGGTTAActcttcatcgccaaccTTCCCTGAATCCGGGTTTAGCCCGTCAGACTCGTTTTCCAATGGCTCTTCTGATGAGGGGGACGATTTTGGGGGATCGAAGCGGCGTAAAGAGCGCATGCCACTTgaggtcgatgatgatgacgatgacatggGCGAAATGGTAGCCCCGACGATGGATTCGCATATGTTGGACtcagatgaagaggaagaggccatCCTTAACGAGTCACTAGGGTATCCAGAACTCGGACCTGGGCAGTATAAGAGCTTCCGAAGCTCTCGAATGGGCCATTCTCCGTTTGGGGATGATCAGAATGATAGCAGCGATGGGGAGGACGACGGGCTGGTAGAAATTCTAGTCCCAGGCAAGAAGTCATCCCAGTGA
- a CDS encoding putative SNF7 family protein (Cta1) (BUSCO:EOG09264OXC;~COG:U;~EggNog:ENOG410PKYZ;~InterPro:IPR005024;~PFAM:PF03357;~go_process: GO:0007034 - vacuolar transport [Evidence IEA]) produces MNRLFGTKNAAPKPTLDGAISNVDNRVASIDVKLAALNSELSSYQSKLGKMRDGPGKNAIKQKALKVLQRRKQYEAQREQLSQQSWNMEQAGMMQDNLKNVMTTVDAMKTTTKTLKKQYGNIDIDKIEQMQDEMADLMEVGNEINESISRAYDVPEDVDEAELDAELEALGEDTLFESSMGESAVPSFMQDEVAPPQFIDEPPEQAQVKEPATT; encoded by the exons ATGAATCGACTATTCGGCACAAAGAATGCGGCCCCAAAGCCCACGCTGGATGGCGCTATCTCAAAT GTCGATAATCGTGTCGCCAGCATAGATGTCAAACTCGCCGCCCTGAATTCCGAGCTTTCGTCGTACCAGTCCAAACTAGGCAAGATGCGCGATGGCCCAGGCAAGAACGCAATCAAACAGAAAGCCTTGAAGGTCCTACAACGCCGGAAGCAGTACGAAGCACAGCGTGAGCAGCTCTCTCAGCAGTCCTGGAACATGGAACAAGCAGGAATGATGCAGGATAATTTGAAGAATGTTATGACAACGGTGGACGCGATGAAGACCACTACGAAGACTTTGAAGAAACAGTATGGAAACATCGATATAGACAAGATCGAGCAGATGCAAGATGAAATGGCAGATTTAATGGAAGTTGGAAATGAGATCAACGAGAGTATATCTCGGGCATATGATGTCCCcgaggacgtggatgaggCAGAGCTCGACGCGGAGCTCGAGGCTTTGGGTGAAGACACCTTGTTTGAGAGCTCAATGGGTGAAAGCGCCGTGCCTAGCTTCATGCAGGATGAGGTGGCGCCGCCTCAGTTTATTGACGAGCCCCCAGAGCAGGCCCAGGTCAAGGAGCCTGCCACCACCTAA
- a CDS encoding putative thiol methyltransferase (COG:S;~EggNog:ENOG410PWPY;~InterPro:IPR029063,IPR008854;~PFAM:PF08241,PF05724;~go_function: GO:0008757 - S-adenosylmethionine-dependent methyltransferase activity [Evidence IEA]) — translation MSAKFDPEDVQKVLDKHIEAGNLHSGWEDLWAKGDDVTLPWDKHNPNPTLEEILTTRRAILGGPLIDGSDGGPAPRRKKALVPGCGRGVDVLLLASFGYDAYGLEYSKSALEGCRKEEESAEQKYPVRDAAVGRGKVTWIQGDFFENDWVESLGLDGNQFDFIYDYTFFCALPPSMRPAWALRHSQILAPSPKGNLVCLEFPRHKDPLQHGPPYASPSEAYMEHLSHPGEKIAYDAKGYCKTNPLREPSQQGLERVAYWQPAKTHDFGTSEQGEVLDRVSIWRRR, via the exons ATGTCAGCCAAATTCGACCCCGAAGACGTCCAAAAGGTGCTGGACAAACACATCGAAGCTGGAAACCTCCACAGCGGCTGGGAAGATCTCTGGGCCAAGGGAGACGACGTAACTCTTCCTTGGGACAAACACAATCCCAATCCGACACTTGAAGAGATCCTCACCACCAGGCGAGCTATTCTGGGCGGTCCCCTCATTGACGGTAGTGATGGGGGCCCGGCCCctaggaggaagaaagcatTAGTTCCCGGATGTGGGAGGGGTGTTgatgtcctccttctcgctaGTTTTGGGTACGATGCTTATGGATTGGAGTATAGCAAGAGTGCGCTCGAGGGGTGtagaaaggaagaggagtcTGCCGAGCAGAAGTATCCCGTGAGAGATGCGGCTGTTGGGAGGGGAAAGGTCACTTGGATCCAGGGAGATTTTTTCGAGAATGACTGGGTGGAAAGCTTAGGACTGGACGGGAATCAGTTTGATTTCATATACGACTATACG TTCTTCTGTGCCCTCCCACCCTCGATGCGTCCAGCTTGGGCTCTGCGACATAGCCAGATCCTTGCTCCCTCGCCGAAGGGGAATCTTGTCTGTCTTGAGTTCCCTCGGCATAAGGACCCCTTGCAGCATGGGCCGCCATATGCTTCGCCTTCGGAGGCATACATGGAGCATCTCAGCCACCCCGGTGAAAAGATCGCGTATGATGCGAAAGGATATTGTAAGACCAATCCGCTCCGTGAGCCGAGTCAGCAAGGTCTAGAAAGAGTGGCGTACTGGCAACCAGCGAAGACGCACGATTTTGGAACTAGCGAGCAGGGAGAAGTGTTGGACCGAGTTTCTATTTGGAGACGTCGGTAG